A region from the Osmerus eperlanus chromosome 11, fOsmEpe2.1, whole genome shotgun sequence genome encodes:
- the ppp1r13l gene encoding relA-associated inhibitor: MSSHSSYGSNMLFQTMNEDLNASLATADELSREFNSLLQDVTPSDPPVYKSVSQSSSSSPTPAVYSPTPAVYSPTPAISSPTPAIYSPPPAVYSPTPAVYSPTPAVYSPTPSVSSSTFREASVGGGTNSTLMPYSTNSGSRDSLNSSTRNRPSSPMFPPHQLTPPQVRRDSYSTSPRPGSDSAYSYGRMTPPNLSPHTQRRKQPHSRSPSSSLSYMETGSSSSIAKIPSYEQSYRTTAHPSPTLLAPYDPSQMGRRSPQPDRSPSPSCFSQSASSTLPRNFIPFKSADDNLHRPKNPAKWNETDLDMSYEKKTHHTYDKAEWMRPLVPNSNWRESNLDGPPLSSKKEALPFSPHGPYASLPRNTRISVPPDHASPTQSPYHPPPIISRISIPPMAPQSRPRRPIPLSVIMRLQNPHWASAPTHHPRAMEGVADTGLYRQLQSAFQSQFHPQAQPLPQPLPREYLQQLQPRPQPPEQRQPAYYGEVLNPGDVDAELERLDSQQQPTVSAPPVSEGGVTAPAPRPLSPTRLQPVVDHEAHPQDQVIPDLEELLRIRAEIPRALKRRGSMDPSQPLKKPSVQLPTQYKQIINKLFHRKHLHLKGELGSENSSSSEGEESSSPSSPDPAPITSTPIPAEYRGYHSILRRSSREHKSSGRRARLSPLVLLLDGSLVGELETVQRAVQEMSDPSQPNDEGITALHNAICGGHYSVVDFLVRIGANVSAPDSHGWTPLHCSASCNDRPLCEFLVRNGAAVMAVTESDGAFSSQKCDPYAVGFEECESFLRGVEEAMGVENSGVVYALWGYSSQAPDELSFKEGDMVTILQKPEGVDWWWASLCGREGFIPNNYFGLFPKVRPKSLC; the protein is encoded by the exons ATGAGCTCACACAGTAGCTATGGAAGCAATATGCTGT TCCAGACCATGAATGAAGACCTGAATGCATCCCTGGCCACAGCGGATGAGCTGTCCAGAGAATTTAACTCTCTCCTGCAGGACGTCACTCCTAGTGACCCACCAGTGTATAAG tctgtcagtcagtccagttcctccagccccacccctgCCGTCTACAGCCCCACCCCTGCCGTCTACAGCCCCACCCCTGCCATCTCCAGCCCCACCCCTGCCatctacagccccccccctgccgTCTACAGCCCCACCCCTGCCGTCTACAGCCCCACCCCTGCCGTCTACAGCCCCACCCCTTCCGTCTCCAGCTCCACCTTCAGAGAGGCGAGTGTTGGCGGTGGCACCAATAGCACCTTGATGCCCTACTCTACCAACTCTGGCTCCCGGGACTCCCTCAACTCCAGCACCAGGAACAGGCCCTCGTCCCCCATGTTCCCCCCCCACCAGCTCACTCCCCCTCAGGTCCGTAGAGACAGCTACTCCACCTCCCCTCGCCCTGGCTCGGACTCTGCCTACTCCTATGGTCGGATGACCCCTCCCAACCTATCCCCTCACACCCAGAGGCGCAAGCAGCCTCACAGCAGGAgcccctccagctctctcagtTACATGGAaacaggctcctcctcctccatcgccAAAATTCCCTCCTATGAACAATCATATCGGACCACggcacacccctcccccactctgtTGGCCCCGTATGACCCCTCCCAAATGGGACGCAGGTCGCCGCAGCCGGACAGAAGCCCTTCCCCTAGTTGCTTCAGCCAATCAGCATCCAGCACTCTGCCCCGGAACTTTATCCCATTCAAATCGGCTG atgatAACTTGCATAGGCCAAAGAACCCTGCCAAGTGGAATGAGACAGATCTGGACATGTCATATGAGAAGAAAACACACCACACCTATGATA AGGCTGAGTGGATGAGGCCGTTGGTGCCAAACAGTAACTGGAGAGAGTCCAACCTCGAcggccctcccctctcctcgaaaaag GAAgcccttcctttctccccccaCGGACCCTACGCGTCTCTCCCACGCAACACCCGTATCTCGGTCCCCCCAGACCACGCCTCCCCCACCCAGTCTCCCTACCACCCCCCGCCCATCATCTCCCgtatctccatcccccccatggCTCCCCAGTCCCGGCCACGCCGGCCCATCCCCCTGTCCGTCATCATGAGGCTGCAGAACCCCCACTGGGCCTcagcccccacacaccaccccagagCCATGGAGGGCGTGGCTGACACGGGCCTCTACCGGCAGCTCCAGTCTGCGTTCCAGTCTCAGTTCcatccccaggcccagcccctgccccagcctctgccacGAGAGTacctccagcagctccagccTCGGCCCCAGCCTCCAGAGCAGAGGCAGCCAGCGTACTACGGAGAAG TGCTGAACCCTGGGGATGTGGACGCTGAGTTGGAGAGGCTGGATTCTCAGCAGCAGCCCACAGTTTCAGCCCCTCCCGTCTCGGAGGGTGGGGTCACGGCCCCCGCCCCCCGGCCTCTCAGCCCCACGCGGCTGCAGCCGGTGGTGGACCATGAGGCCCATCCCCAGGACCAGGTGATCCCAGACCTGGAGGAGCTGCTCCGCATCCGGGCCGAGATCCCCCGCGCCCTGAAGAGGCGGGGCTCCATGGACCCGTCCCAGCCCCTGaagaagcccagcgtccagctCCCCACCCAGTACAAGCAGATCATCAACAAGCTGTTCCACAGGAAGCACCTCCACCTCAAGGGGGAGCTGGGGAGCGAGAACAGCAGCTCGtccgagggagaggagagctccAGCCCCTCGTCCCCGGATCCAGCCCCCATCACCAGCACCCCCATCCCTGCAGAATACAGG GGTTACCATTCGATTCTGCGACGCTCCAGTCGTGAGCATAAGAGCTCCGGTCGCAGAGCCCGGCTAAGCCCCCTGGTCCTCCTGCTGGACGGGTCCCTGGTGGGAGAACTGGAGACAGTGCAGCGGGCTgtgcaggag ATGAGTGATCCCAGCCAGCCTAACGACGAGGGCATCACTGCCCTCCACAACGCCATCTGCGGAGGGCACTACAGTGTGGTGGACTTCCTGGTCCGCATCGGCGCCAACGTCAGCGCTCCTGACAGCCACGGATG gacccccctgcactgcTCCGCTTCCTGTAACGACCGGCCTCTGTGCGAGTTCCTGGTGAGGAACGGTGCGGCCGTCATGGCCGTCACGGAGAGCGACGGAGCGTTCTCCTCGCAGAAGTGTGACCCCTACGCTGTGGGCTTCGAGGAGTGTGAGAGCTtcctgaggg gtgtggAGGAGGCCATGGGTGTGGAGAACAGTGGGGTGGTGTACGCCCTGTGGGGCTACTCCTCCCAGGCTCCAGACGAGCTGAGTTTCAAGGAGGGAGACATGGTGACCATCCTGCAGAAGCCCGAGGGGGTGGACTGGTGGTGGGCCTCCCTCTGCGGCCGAGAGGGCTTCATCCCAAACAACTACTTTGGG CTCTTCCCCAAAGTTCGTCCTAAATCGCTCTGCTAG